TTGCCATCAGATTCCGAAGGCCAAGGGGATGAGTTGAGCCCAGCACAAGATGACCCCCCAGAACATGATGATCGTACTGACAAAGAGGATGGGGAAATAGTACGCGAAACTGCTTCATCATTGGCTAATGTTCTCTCGCATGTCCGGCTGTCCTGTCTTGTTGTCCAGCGTTCAGATGAAGAATTGAGGACGCACAATGAAGTGAAGAAGATTGTTGCTAGAGAGTTTGGCTTGTTGAAGGATACATGCGCACCGCCACCTGAGATGCAGAAGAAAACAATTGTATCAGTTTTCGGTCGACGTTCACCAAGGAAAAGTGTGCCTTGGAGGTTAGtatcaccttttctttttccctctcATTTTTGCATTACCTTCTATCCTGGCAATTGTGCTTACTAAACCTGGCAGTTCTTCTCACTCACCCTGGCAATTATGCTTAATCAACGTGGCAATCATGCTtactttttatgttttttgcATAGGTGCATGTAAGATGatgttctcattttttttttctgtttttgtgcCTTTCTCACAGGAAAAACTCTATTCCTCCAGCATGCAATCAAGGCGCTGAACTGCCCATCGAGCCAACAACCCAAGCAATGTTTGTGCCTTTCAATGCAGCAAGCGAAACCGTCGATGTTTCTTCTGAACCTACTACCGAGGTCGTGGATGTTGCGAGGCAAGCAGCTTCTGAGGTTGTGGACCTGACAAGCAAACCAGATGCGGAGGAAACATCCGATGCAATGTATTTGACACCTGAAGCAAGTGCTGATACGCGAACAAGGAAAGCCCCCAAGAGGTACGTTTCCTTTTTCAGAAGTATCCATCTTATTTTTATTCCCCCGTCCCATTTTAATTTGTGTTGTGGggtttttttaatttgtgtATCTCTTCTGTTTTGCAGGAAAAGTTTTGGGCCCAGAAGCGTCATGTGAAGAGAGTAGCCACAAGGAGATCCCCCCACTTTACACCTGAGGCGCAGCTGCTCGGTGATGTTGATGGCACTGTAGAAAGAGATGGCACAAGCGTCGGCACAACAATTGTTCTTTCTCCGGCAGCGAGGCCCAGCACCGGGGCAGGCCATGATGTTGTTGCATCATCAAATGTTGGAGAACCATCTAGCTCAGGTACAACTTTGGAGGCATCAACATCTGCACACGGCAACGATGCTGTTGGAGGCAGCCTGCGTAGAGCCATCATGCTGTCACCCAGCATGCATCCAGATCTTGGTCAAAGCTCTGGTTCAGCCACAAAGCCAATTTTTATATCATCTCCAAGTATCAGTGCACAACCACTTGTCAGCAAGCTGCCATGGAACACGGCGGGCACATCTGTCTTTGTGCCGCCCGGAGTGAAGGATCTTGTAGCTGGTTTGTCGGATGCAATAAGGAGGTCCGGCAGTTTGCCTTCTGATGGCTCTAAAAAGATGGCGGAAACAAGCCGTGCTTCAGTGAGGTTGTCATCAAGGATTGGGCGGAATCCGTTAGATTTCACGCCACCTTCTTTCGACCTCATGTCGCTAACAACACCTGCAGATGAGGCTACCCTTATTCCAGAGAGCCATGTACCAAAAGATGTATCACCGATATCGTTTGCTATTCCTCGAGGGTCTCAAGGTAAATACTTACACTTAAAGCATTCTTATTCTCCACACTAGAACCTGGCAACTCTGATCCATAGAACCTGGCAAGTGTGCATACTAAAACTGTCAACTCTGCATACcaaacatggcaactatgAATGGTGAACATGGCAGCCCTGCTTTTTAACCTGGCATCCCTGCATGTTTAACCTGGCAACCCTGTTGTTTTTAACCTGGCAACCCTGTTGTTTTTAACTTGGCAACCCTTCATGTTTTAACCTGGCAACCCTGCATTTTTTAACCCTATACAAGTGCATccctctgttttcttttctgatgAGTAAACCTGGGAACTATGAATAATTTTAACTGGCAACTATGATTATTTTTACCTGGCAACTATGAATATTTTACTGTtggcatttaaaaaaaaagctggaGAGCATCAAGCCATCGTTGAGAATTTTATCTGGAATGCATCTGAGAAGGCAAAGCATTTCTTGTTTAATCCAGCAGCTGATCTTGACGACGAGAAGTCCCTCGAGATTGATCAGCTGGATGCTGCACTGACAGGCCTTGTTTCAAAGGTCCAGTTTGCTTCTGAAGGTGAAAAAAGCAAAACACCAAAGGAAAATCCTCACAAAACCAGGGTAAAGAGGCCTTCGCGTTTTGTGTGTTCTCCATTTGATGAATCTATTCAAGTCACTGCTGAACAACAAGATGTGTACGACAAACTTATGACATGCACCACGAAGTCAAAGACCTCCAACATCAAGACTATGAAAATCATTGATTACAAAACCATCTTTGTCGAAACTCAAGAGCTTGCTAATGATGTCCATCCGAGAGGTGAGCTCTCCAACAACCTTTGCGAAGTTGTTGTCCACTACATGCAAGAGACTAATAAAGTCGAGGGCAAGGTTATTTTAACATACCTGATAGCAGATTACATGATGACGGGCAACAACTTGCAAATGAGGATTATCGCAAATGCTTTTGAAAGGTCTAATAAGTTTGCACTCAGCTGCCAGGACAGGGTAAGTAGCAACagtttatttccttttttagtTATGCTGTCATTTAACTTGTTCAGGGATGGCAACTATTAGGCTTAAATCTGTAAATCAGTTCTTTTTGGCCTTTCAATGATGGGAATTATAGAGTTTGGTTCTGGCAATTAGCTTGTTATATTATGGCAAATACTCTGTTTATATCTGGCAATTAGGGTTAATTTATTCCCTACTCAGCTAGTTTTGGAGCTGGCAATTAGGTTGTTTAAATCTGACAAGTAGCCTGTTTTATTCTGGCAGTTTAGTTGTTTTATCCCGGCAGGTTCCATGCggcatttttttaatcatgtGAAACTGATAATTATAGAGTTTGGGTCTGGCAATTAGTTTGATATGTGATGGCAACTACTCTGCTTATATCTGGCAATTAGGGttatctttttattttcccCACTGGTTAGGTTGGAGATGGCAACTAGTTTGTTGAAATCTGGCAAGTGGCTTGTATTATTTTGGCAATTTAGATGTTTTATTCTGGCAattttagttgttttattCTGGCAGGTTTCATAGGGGATGTATCTCAATCATGTGAATCTGATCTTGTTAACCTGTCACATTTGTTACCGTGTAGATTTACTTCCCAGTGCTGGAGATTGTCGACAAAGATGTTGCTGGGGGCCATTGGTATGCGCTATGCCTTAACTTGGTAGCCCAGAGGTTCGAGGCTCCCGACTCAATTCGGGATGCTGGCAATATCTGCCTTGAACATCATGCAACTAGACTAATAGGGAAAATCAAAGAAGCGTGGAGTATGTACTATCATAAATCAAGTGTTCAGATCAGGGACTACAAATTAGTTATTATCGATGTTCCCAAGCAGGGCAATTGGCACGtgtcttttcttcttgttttgcttatggttttttttcttctccaacataaactttttttccttttctatgTACTGCTACAGCAAGGACTGCGGGTTTTTCAAGCTAAGTACATTGAGACGTGGGATGGGCAAAACGTGCCCCAATTGCGTGCTGCTGACATCCCCAAGGTTAGGAAAATCATGGCCCACCAGTGGCTTTCTGCTGAGTTCAACAGGTGCAAAGACTGGGACTGGCATCTAAACAACAATAAGTGAAGGTAccctcccccctcccctcccccaaaTCCAATACCGTGTTTTTATAAATCTGGCATTTTTTGTCTTTTAAGTGGCAACTGTTTTGACACATAGTGGCAACTGTGTGCACCTGCCATGGCAATTTTGTTAAAACTGACAACTGCACAGCTTTTTTGTCATTGCGATTAGTTTACAGGAATCACAAGATGAAATTACAAAATCAATTAATATCAGAATTTTCGCAGTACTTTATTTTTGAGATCAAATTTTGCTATTCAATAGCAATATGAGGATTACATCAACTAAAATTAAGTGAATTTGTAGAAGCTTTCACATGCTCTCCACGTTTTCTTCTCTATTGGTTCTATTTTCCTCTTTCTAGGCATCTTCGTGCATCATGCTCTGCCGACCTACACAACTTGcatgttcttttttccttcacaACAATGTCCAAGGAATGCTGAAATgccttctttctcttcctcccttTTGTGTTTGATTTTGGCGGGTCCATTATCTGTCCTGTTTGTGATGCTTCAGATGTCGCGGCACTGCCGGCCTGAGTTGCCTGGTTGGGCATGCTTGGAGCATGCACCGTGTGTGTTTGTTGTGTTGTTACTGGTGCTGCTTGCCTTGCTTCGTTTCTTGCCTGTGTTTCTTgctgcgccggcgcctcccctGCGTCTGTTGTTGTGTGCTGTGACCTAGGCACGTTAGCTAATGCTGTTGCCATTCTTGCTGCTCTTATTTTCTGATCCTTTTTCTAGATCTGCTAGCTCTTTTTTCATTTCCCTTGCCTGTTTTGCAGCTATGCGCTGACCATCATCTGTTAGGCAAGGTACTTTAAATAGGTTCCTATATTGTGCGCTGATCAATGCGaatttcatctttcttcttgatTCTTCGGGCATCTCTGTTCTCCCTGCCCCGCCTTGTGCTGCTTCATCTATCAACGCCTCCTTTGCATCCCATGTCCATCTATTGAGTATATATGCATCTGGCATTTCAAGCACGTTCATTTGCAGCATAACCTGCATGTATATTAGAAGTCTCAattaagcagcagcagagtGCCAAAAAATTTTAGATGAAGTTGGCAATTTAGAGTAGTTATCAAGGCAACCCCTCACTCTAAAAACTGGCAATTATGAAAACACTGAATGACATTTCATCCACTTGTCTAGCCCTGGCAACTTAGGTTCATATCCTGGCAACTTAGTGTCAGCAAAGTGGCAACCGTGAAACACAAATCTGGCAACTTAGGGATATTTTTGGTTACCTTCAGAATGTGGCAACATAGCATGCCATCCCTCTCAAACTTGCAGCATTTGCATGAGTATTTCGCTTCTCCGACATCTGCAGTTACTCTATAGGATCTATTTCCATGGTCCGGCACAAACCTCGTGATGCAAACAAGCATAAATGAGTTGCTGTTCAGCTGGCTGCAATTGTAAGACATGACTTGCTGCATTTCTTCTTGGAACCTATTGTAGATATTCCGGGTATAGACCTTAGACATATGAACCTCTATAGGGTGCCAAGAccatgttgttgttgttgttattgcCGTGTCAGCCTCTTGCTTAGAGACAGCCCTCATGATCTTTTCCTGCAGAGCAGCATACTGTTCTACAAAATCAGATATTGAATTTTGCGGGTTAACATATTTTTTCAAGACGGCGTTGAACCCCTCACTTCGTGCCGTGGATTGCAAGAATGTGTAGAAGCTTTGCATAAAGTATGCGGGCACTCAGCAGCTTCTCTTGTGGTATAGGCTGATGAAGTCTTCATGCTCCTCCAATCCGTGTTTTTGCACCATAGCATTCCATTTCTCCTCAAACTCATCCGGCGTCATGCTGCTGTTCACCGAGTCATTGAATTCTGCCTGAAGTTCCTTTCTTCTAGCAAGGTAGGACCCTAGCTTTTCTGTGGCTTTCTTCATGATATGCCACCTACAATTCCGGTGCCTGGTGTTAGGGAATACCTCATCAATTCCGGCCCTCAAGGTGAAATCCTGGTCAGTTATAATGTTTATCGGTGCGAGACCGTCCATTGCCTCCAGGAATGTTCTGAATAACTAAACGGAACTCTCCGTCAGTTCATTCCGTAGAAAGCCACACCCAAATTGGATTGACTGTCCGTGGTTATTTATCCCTATGAATGGCGCAAACGACATCTTGTAGATATTGGTCATGTACGTCGTGTCGAAAGAGACACAATCGTTGTAGTGCTTGTAGGCCCTTCTTGCTGCACCATCTACCCAAAAGATGTTCTGGACTTGGAACTCCTCATCAAGCTTGTACTTGTAGTAGAAGTCCTTGTCTTGCTGCTGAAGCTTTCGAAAATAATCCATTGTGTCCTCCATATCAGTGTACTTGTGTTCCATTCGTATTGAGGCGTGATAGTTGGCAACATCCTTCACCGTGTATCCTAGGTTATCCAAATATCCATACAGCCTTGCCATCATTTGCATTTGCTTACTTGTTTCAATGTTAACCGAGTGGAGTATTCTTATGAACTGCTTATCTTCCTCAGGGATGTCCCTATGCGAACGCAAGAAACTTGTCAGCAACCATTTCTTGATCAACGGATGGTTGTGTTCATCCGTGAACTCAGTGACCAGCCATCCATCTGGCCTCCTCTTGATCATCATCTTAGCCTTACAACCAGTTCTTTCTGTAATGTTTCTGCTTCTCATTTTGACAACAGGCTCAGGATTCTATGTGTCCTTCTTCTTTGTGGACTGGACACCCGCCCTGTGGCACACAATGAAAACCCTACTGATTTCACCATCAACTTCATACTTCCTCTTGTAGTCATATCTGATGCCAAACCCATACCTTCTGGCATACATCTTGTAGTGCTCCTCCGCTGCTTTCAAGCTATCAAACACCATTTCCTTGTATGGACGTTGCGGTGTTGACATAACTTCTGATATCCTTTCATTCCCATCTCTCGTCCCTGCTGGCGGCGTGTGTGCACTTGATTCTTCCAATGTAGCTTCGGTAAATGCTGCCAGATCATGCCCTCTTGTATCTAGATCCCCACCCACCACTGTGTTACTCCCTTTGCTTTGTTGTGTTCCCGTTTATT
This is a stretch of genomic DNA from Brachypodium distachyon strain Bd21 chromosome 1, Brachypodium_distachyon_v3.0, whole genome shotgun sequence. It encodes these proteins:
- the LOC100830705 gene encoding uncharacterized protein LOC100830705 isoform X3 translates to MLSPSMHPDLGQSSGSATKPIFISSPSISAQPLVSKLPWNTAGTSVFVPPGVKDLVAGLSDAIRRSGSLPSDGSKKMAETSRASVRLSSRIGRNPLDFTPPSFDLMSLTTPADEATLIPESHVPKDVSPISFAIPRGSQAADLDDEKSLEIDQLDAALTGLVSKVQFASEGEKSKTPKENPHKTRVKRPSRFVCSPFDESIQVTAEQQDVYDKLMTCTTKSKTSNIKTMKIIDYKTIFVETQELANDVHPRGELSNNLCEVVVHYMQETNKVEGKVILTYLIADYMMTGNNLQMRIIANAFERSNKFALSCQDRIYFPVLEIVDKDVAGGHCKDCGFFKLSTLRRGMGKTCPNCVLLTSPRLGKSWPTSGFLLSSTGAKTGTGI
- the LOC100830705 gene encoding uncharacterized protein LOC100830705 isoform X1, producing MLSPSMHPDLGQSSGSATKPIFISSPSISAQPLVSKLPWNTAGTSVFVPPGVKDLVAGLSDAIRRSGSLPSDGSKKMAETSRASVRLSSRIGRNPLDFTPPSFDLMSLTTPADEATLIPESHVPKDVSPISFAIPRGSQAADLDDEKSLEIDQLDAALTGLVSKVQFASEGEKSKTPKENPHKTRVKRPSRFVCSPFDESIQVTAEQQDVYDKLMTCTTKSKTSNIKTMKIIDYKTIFVETQELANDVHPRGELSNNLCEVVVHYMQETNKVEGKVILTYLIADYMMTGNNLQMRIIANAFERSNKFALSCQDRIYFPVLEIVDKDVAGGHWYALCLNLVAQRFEAPDSIRDAGNICLEHHATRLIGKIKEAWSMYYHKSSVQIRDYKLVIIDVPKQGNCKDCGFFKLSTLRRGMGKTCPNCVLLTSPRLGKSWPTSGFLLSSTGAKTGTGI
- the LOC100830705 gene encoding uncharacterized protein LOC100830705 isoform X2 translates to MLSPSMHPDLGQSSGSATKPIFISSPSISAQPLVSKLPWNTAGTSVFVPPGVKDLVAGLSDAIRRSGSLPSDGSKKMAETSRASVRLSSRIGRNPLDFTPPSFDLMSLTTPADEATLIPESHVPKDVSPISFAIPRGSQAADLDDEKSLEIDQLDAALTGLVSKVQFASEGEKSKTPKENPHKTRVKRPSRFVCSPFDESIQVTAEQQDVYDKLMTCTTKSKTSNIKTMKIIDYKTIFVETQELANDVHPRDYMMTGNNLQMRIIANAFERSNKFALSCQDRIYFPVLEIVDKDVAGGHWYALCLNLVAQRFEAPDSIRDAGNICLEHHATRLIGKIKEAWSMYYHKSSVQIRDYKLVIIDVPKQGNCKDCGFFKLSTLRRGMGKTCPNCVLLTSPRLGKSWPTSGFLLSSTGAKTGTGI